One Tetrapisispora phaffii CBS 4417 chromosome 2, complete genome genomic region harbors:
- the ECM30 gene encoding Ecm30p (similar to Saccharomyces cerevisiae ECM30 (YLR436C); ancestral locus Anc_4.315) encodes MGNTDSRLNALYREHVFKIAGHENGDIPIFKTDDSKNVRLKDLIALYNSNILIDDTHFNEFYLEFVIAGTELKFSLLNDIINNDELREIMKRNENNYLNLIRFTALQIYNLSNSLNVPSIELLKFRLSRLLCCVRILTKLLPLYFEYERENNRCLNGADIFWSNDARVLFGLGYDDDEDISDEDDNQEDLQNEKIVNDKNIIEPLGVNILKACLKLLFIEGFTIPADGSPGSVSYLLWENGISTQDSLYHKQNPKVDSNRLEIINLLLSLCSVDLYAKQASKSKNYFLYCFSNLMPEYDSICLIASIINVTCRFCSNYQTEMNLPYKGVPIKVSQQQQYPQLRSSFIMSSLQLLNIITSKYWIEIEQEIVEELVKLKIITDSSQINNIALSYTSTINKEHDLKLLLSAFARIFKYPIDSAIKNETSPFGSFSSKTQNNAYNNYHPNNNPNIVNHNGEKQNNNNGNNYSNNENNNKAAQNGNNSYNNINMGPNTRNVGTDSDSNNNIAPLPILPQIFSDIIIFTLNLMNNNKNFENYVADKLANKLVLFSIYYVSYYSQSIEIHSTVIPLISTLSLYLTSKKLVLSKMLETFTTDYYTNKLPNFFKITSNVNIENLTYRDFAIVHLSNIIMNDVRDNIQPRPWCYQMLYNLIQIPSNLRDNELVTLSGKRSSINSSNNNRRISYNTSTIIITLLAKLSSMNYLSTYSTSVYGKNFKSSYRYSPGYKMDLLSLLLRSVTNYIIHSYEDAVNLAFALCRHQRVLLQLRETLLMIGKTVDGNGNIDDPNIIQLKDYYDFSLNPLLLKTGVPGHKQPSLLKRATNNNYNNGNGITNNTNNRLKWSYESTNTNINSAEVIGQMILLDRKLKRESSNGPETNEDNVNTNLNAYKTGINSISFDQENISNRSSSENLDNSSNQDMTRTRSNSITAATKVREIFEHMNYYENLSLNNRQTFASLAAPFPVDLSNIAKSKQLAKNNFIKSFASYSSFNLLVKIIKILVKKFPTITSIKTSEYFNLLQRIGKFEGEFLTEIKVFLPTYHENVNEFVPLALDISNKNACLRKWFYILCWGAIFDTHSGLYNTSENTFESTINAVSSSTSIDSLGIISGKDNANEYGSHLNGERKNPACLYKTNSNNSVLTSYFSNQSNELSSQMPLDISDMHSASPKTKSSVIKHKRSNSTSSNTILSKFSWSNFTKSDNDHDSIMEEEYDEDESSTLNRNPESQFYFDIGLIKPNIWSSTRIRLFSVVKEEKKEFSFLDMTSSILKRFRLGNNNSVETVGSPNVANAGGYHTLNRTYSDSSINSGNQRSRTPRSPKVNISNYSYFGSPKLL; translated from the coding sequence ATGGGTAATACTGATTCTAGATTAAATGCGTTGTATCGTGAGCATGTCTTTAAAATAGCAGGTCATGAGAATGGAGATATTCCTATATTTAAAACCGACGATTCCAAAAATGTTCGTTTGAAAGACTTGATTGCACTTTACAactcaaatatattaattgatgACACGcattttaatgaattttatttggaGTTTGTAATTGCAGGGACAGAACTGAAATTCTCTTTGTTAAATgatatcattaataatgatgaattgagagaaataatgaaaagaaatgaaaataattatttgaatttaattagATTTACTGCGTTacaaatttataatttatcaaattcattaaacGTTCCATCTATTGAACTTCTAAAATTTAGGCTATCTAGATTATTGTGTTGTGTAAGGATTCTAACAAAGTTGTTacctttatattttgaatatgaaagagaaaataaTAGATGTTTGAATGGTGCTGATATATTTTGGTCAAATGATGCAAGAGTTCTCTTCGGCCTGGGatatgatgatgatgaagatattaGTGACGAAGATGATAACCAAGAAGATttacaaaatgaaaagatcGTCAAcgataaaaatataattgaacCGCTTGGTGTAAATATTCTTAAGGCATGTTTGAAACTTTTATTCATTGAAGGATTCACCATACCAGCAGATGGTTCACCTGGTTCAGTATCTTACTTACTTTGGGAAAATGGTATTAGTACACAAGATAGTTTATATCATAAACAAAATCCAAAAGTTGATTCTAACAGATTAGagattattaatttgttattatcattatgtTCAGTCGATTTGTATGCAAAACAAGCCTCGAAATCAAAGAATTACTTTCTCTATTGCTTTTCTAATTTAATGCCAGAGTACGATAGTATATGCCTAATTGCCTCTATTATAAATGTCACTTGCAGATTCTGTTCAAATTATCAAACTGAAATGAATTTACCTTATAAAGGTGTACCCATAAAGGTATcacaacagcaacaatATCCTCAACTAAGATCGTCATTCATAATGTCATCTTTgcaattattgaatattataactTCGAAGTATTGGATTGAGATTGAACAAGAAATCGTTGAAGAATTAGTGAAACTGAAAATTATCACTGATTCTTCacaaattaataacattgCATTATCATATACATCAACTATCAATAAAGAACATGACCTTAAATTACTTTTATCAGCATTCGCTAGAATTTTTAAGTACCCTATTGATTCagcaattaaaaatgaaaccTCACCTTTTGGATCATTCTCGTCCAAGACACAAAATAATGCATATAATAACTATCATCCAAATAATAATCCTAATATTGTAAATCATAATGGtgaaaaacaaaacaataacaatgGTAATAACTACAGTAATAATGAGAATAACAATAAAGCAGCACAAAACGgtaataattcatataataatataaatatggGCCCAAATACAAGAAATGTTGGAACGGACAGTGAttccaataataatatagcACCTCTGCCAATACTACCTCAAATTTTTAGtgacattattatattcacGCTAAACctaatgaataataataaaaattttgaaaactaTGTTGCAGACAAATTAGCAAACAAATTGGTTTTGTTCTCAATATATTATGTCAGCTACTACTCACAAAGCATAGAAATACATAGTACAGTAATTCCATTGATCTCTACATTATCACTTTATTTAACTTCTAAGAAGTTAGTTCTATCAAAGATGTTAGAAACATTTACAACTGATTACTATACAAACAAATTgccaaatttttttaaaattacatCAAATGTTAACATTGAGAATTTAACCTATAGAGATTTTGCTATTGTACATTTATCGAACATTATTATGAACGATGTTAGAGATAATATTCAACCACGTCCTTGGTGTTACCAAATGTTATACAATCTAATACAAATCCCTTCCAATTTAAGGGATAATGAATTAGTAACACTTTCAGGTAAGCGTAGCAGTATCAACTCATCTAATAACAATCGTCGTATTAGTTATAATACTTCGACTATTATTATAACACTTTTAGCCAAATTATCTTCCATGAATTATCTGTCTACCTATTCGACTAGCGTTTATggaaaaaattttaaaagcTCTTATAGATATTCCCCTGGTTACAAAATGGATCTATTATCACTTTTATTAAGATCTGTTACAAATTACATTATTCATTCTTATGAAGATGCGGTTAATTTAGCATTTGCGTTGTGTAGACATCAAAGAGTCTTGCTACAACTTCGAGAAACATTATTAATGATAGGAAAAACAGTAGATGGAAATGGAAATATTGATGACCCAAATATAATACAGTTGAAAGACTATTatgatttttcattaaaccCTCTGTTATTAAAAACTGGTGTACCCGGGCATAAACAACCATCTCTTCTTAAAAGGGCAACTAATaacaattacaataatGGCAATGGTATTACCAACAATACCAATAACAGATTAAAATGGTCATATGAAAGTACTAATACCAACATTAATAGTGCAGAAGTGATAGGGCAAATGATACTATTGGAtagaaaattgaaaagagaATCTTCAAATGGCCCAGAAACGAACGAAGATAATGTTAATACTAATTTAAACGCATATAAAACTGGGATCAATTCAATCTCCTTTGatcaagaaaatatatcaaatagaAGTTCTTCTGAAAATCTGGATAATAGTAGCAATCAAGATATGACAAGAACAAGAAGTAATTCTATAACCGCCGCCACAAAGGTACGAGAAATATTTGAGcatatgaattattatgAAAATTTGTCATTGAATAATAGACAAACTTTTGCCTCCCTAGCAGCACCTTTCCCAGTAGACCTTTCAAATATTGCTAAGAGTAAACAATTGgccaaaaataattttattaaaagcTTTGCCTCttattcttctttcaatttattagttaaaataataaaaattttagttAAAAAATTCCCTACTATAACATCCATCAAAACTTCagaatatttcaatttgcTTCAAagaattggaaaatttGAAGGTGAATTTTTAACTGAGATTAAGGTATTCTTACCGACCTACCATGAAaatgttaatgaatttgtTCCACTAGCATTAGATATATCCAATAAGAATGCATGTTTAAGGAAATGGTTTTACATTTTATGTTGGGGAGCAATTTTTGATACTCACAGTGGTCTATATAATACTTCAGAAAATACTTTCGAATCTACCATCAACGCAGTTTCATCGTCGACAAGTATTGATTCACTTGGAATTATTTCTGGTAAAGATAATGCAAATGAATATGGATCCCATTTGAATGgtgaaagaaaaaatccAGCATGTCTTTACAAGACAAACAGTAATAATAGTGTGCTTACTAGCTACTTTTCCAATCAAAGCAATGAACTTTCTTCCCAAATGCCATTGGATATAAGTGACATGCACTCAGCCAGTCCAAAGACTAAATCGAGCGTTATTAAGCATAAAAGATCTAATAGTACAAGCAGTAACACTATACTATCGAAGTTTTCATGGAGTAATTTTACCAAATCAGATAATGATCATGATTCAATTATGGAAGAAGAGtatgatgaagatgagTCTTCGACCCTTAACAGAAATCCAGAGTCACAATTTTATTTCGATATCGGTTTAATAAAGCCTAATATTTGGTCAAGTACTAGAATTAGATTATTCTCTGTTGttaaagaagagaaaaaagaattttcatttttagatATGACGTCTTCCATATTGAAAAGGTTTAGGTTAGgtaacaataattctgTCGAAACTGTCGGATCACCAAATGTTGCGAATGCTGGTGGATATCATACATTGAATCGTACTTACAGTGATTCAAGTATAAACTCAGGCAATCAAAGGTCAAGGACGCCAAGGTCTCCTAAAGTTAATATTAGCAACTATTCTTACTTCGGTTCACCTAAACTTTTATAG
- the TSR2 gene encoding Tsr2p (similar to Saccharomyces cerevisiae TSR2 (YLR435W); ancestral locus Anc_4.314) encodes MSLQFDEAAFVEATNGKANLKFDDEKQQARFELGVSMMVYRWDALEIAVANKWGGPDSAEKRDWISGIIIDAFKTEKTIDVAYIEEMLLYAMTDEFDTNVEDDSALPIAAGIIELYKQADALDFSNIESLYLDYQNKQNNKSIDHGHHVHVTEDPLNPNVSSSEEDDDSEGEDDDEDMMEEDQNEPQNNIPEPIIDDDGFELIQKKGKNRY; translated from the coding sequence ATGAGTTTACAATTCGATGAGGCTGCGTTTGTCGAGGCTACAAATGGTAAAGCCAACTTGAAATTCGATGATGAAAAACAACAAGCTAGATTTGAATTAGGTGTGTCAATGATGGTATATAGATGGGATGCTTTAGAGATTGCTGTTGCTAATAAGTGGGGTGGTCCAGATTCAGCAGAAAAGCGTGATTGGATATCTGGTATTATCATAGATGCTTTCAAAACTGAAAAGACAATCGACGTTGCTTACATCGAAGAAATGCTACTGTACGCTATGACTGACGAATTCGACACTAATGTAGAGGATGATTCCGCCCTGCCAATTGCAGCTGGTATAATAGAGTTATATAAGCAAGCGGATGCCCTGGACTTTTCGAATATCGAATCACTATACTTGGATTAtcaaaacaaacaaaacaataaatCAATAGATCATGGCCATCACGTACATGTAACTGAAGATCCATTAAACCCTAACGTCTCCTCTTCcgaagaagatgatgacaGTGAGGGAGAGGATGACGATGAAGATATGATGGAGGAAGACCAAAATGAACCTCAAAATAACATCCCAGAACCAAtaattgatgatgatgggtttgaattaattcaaaagaaagGTAAAAACAGATATTAA
- the CNA1 gene encoding calcineurin catalytic subunit A (similar to Saccharomyces cerevisiae CNA1 (YLR433C) and CMP2 (YML057W); ancestral locus Anc_4.313) produces MSSQAELNTKQINNALKIIESKANDSDIKEIDPSLTMYTMEDGSKVSTVERVVKSIPPIIGKTPTDEELFDKVTGLPNHELLREHFKREGRLTPEQASKIIMMATKCLSQEPNLLSVPAPITVCGDIHGQYFDLLKLFEVGGDPKTTPYLFLGDYVDRGSFSFECLIYLYSLKLNFSDHIWLLRGNHECKHLTSYFTFKNECLHKYDLKIYELCCSSFNALPLAAIMNGQYFCVHGGISPELRSVQDVHKINRFREIPSRGLMCDLLWADPSEDYDNAPEERDSESFIPNKVRGCSYAFTYKASCEFLQRTGLLSIIRAHEAQDAGYRMYKSTKSLGFPSLLTLFSAPNYLDTYKNKAAILKYEANIMNIRQFNMSPHPYWLPDFMDVFTWSLPFVGEKVTEMLVSILNICTEDELDESVPVIEEQVGKYSTSINEQEAVPANNDNSEKALSKNDVNDDAVRVRGNVPILNDERRRAALRNKILAIAKVSRMFSVLREESDKVQYLKTMNSGVLPRGALAHGSEGLNETLSVFELARKQDLINEKLPPSLEELEKKK; encoded by the coding sequence atgtCAAGCCAAGCTGAACTGAACACTAAGCAAATAAACAAtgctttaaaaattattgaaagtaAAGCAAATGATTCTGATATTAAGGAGATAGACCCTTCATTGACAATGTACACAATGGAGGATGGTTCCAAGGTTTCTACTGTAGAAAGAGTAGTCAAAAGCATTCCACCTATCATTGGTAAGACACCTACTGACGAGGAGTTGTTTGACAAAGTCACCGGATTACCAAATCATGAATTATTAAGGGAACATTTCAAAAGGGAAGGTAGATTAACCCCAGAGCAAgcttcaaaaattattatgatGGCTACCAAATGTCTGTCTCAGGAACCTAACCTATTGAGTGTCCCAGCTCCAATAACAGTTTGTGGTGATATCCATGGTCAATACTTCGATCTTTTAAAACTATTTGAAGTTGGAGGAGATCCGAAAACTACTccttatttatttttaggTGATTATGTTGATCGTGGTTCCTTTTCATTTGAATgtttaatatatctatattctttaaagcTGAACTTCAGTGATCATATCTGGTTACTAAGAGGCAACCACGAATGTAAACATTTGACGTCCTATTTCACATTTAAGAATGAATGTCTTCATAAATATGATTTAAAAATCTATGAACTTTGCTGTTCTTCTTTCAATGCCTTACCTTTGGCTGCCATAATGAATGGTCAATACTTTTGTGTTCATGGTGGTATTTCTCCTGAATTAAGATCAGTTCAAGATGTCCATAAGATCAATAGATTTAGAGAGATTCCTTCAAGAGGCCTAATGTGTGATTTATTATGGGCTGATCCATCTGAAGATTATGACAATGCCCCTGAAGAACGTGATTCGGAGTCTTTTATTCCAAATAAAGTTAGAGGTTGTTCATATGCGTTTACCTATAAAGCATCATGTGAATTTTTGCAACGTACTGGTCTGTTATCTATAATAAGAGCACATGAAGCCCAAGATGCCGGTTACAGAATGTACAAGTCGACTAAATCTTTAGGGTTTCCAAGTTTGTTAACACTATTTAGTGCTCCAAACTACTTAGatacatataaaaataaagccgctattttgaaatatgaaGCAAACATTATGAATATTCGCCAATTTAATATGTCGCCTCATCCATATTGGCTTCCAGATTTTATGGATGTGTTTACTTGGTCATTACCTTTCGTAGGTGAAAAGGTTACAGAAATGTTAGTTTCTATTCTAAATATCTGTACAGAAGATGAACTGGATGAATCTGTTCCAGTTATTGAGGAACAAGTAGGAAAGTACAGCACATCTATAAACGAACAAGAAGCCGTACCAgctaataatgataattctGAGAAGGCTTTAAGCAAGAATGATGTTAACGATGATGCTGTGAGAGTTAGGGGAAACGTtccaattttaaatgaCGAACGTAGAAGAGCTGCCTTGagaaacaaaatattgGCGATAGCTAAAGTTTCAAGAATGTTCTCAGTTCTAAGAGAAGAGAGTGATAAggttcaatatttaaagacaATGAACTCTGGTGTTTTACCTCGTGGTGCATTGGCTCATGGTTCAGAGGGACTGAATGAAACTTTATCAGTCTTTGAATTGGCCAGAAAACAAGATTtgataaatgaaaaactTCCTCCTTCTCTAGAGGAActagaaaaaaaaaaatga
- the IMD3 gene encoding IMP dehydrogenase IMD3 (similar to Saccharomyces cerevisiae IMD4 (YML056C) and IMD3 (YLR432W); ancestral locus Anc_4.312) — MAAFKDCAQALNDLASYSRRDGISVAELMDSVSRGGLTYNDFLVLPGKIDFPSSAVTLEAKLTKKITLNAPLVSSPMDTVTESEMAISMALLGGIGIIHHNCSPEDQAEMVRKVKNYENGFINSPIVVSPETTVAEAKQMREQFGFSAFPVTEGGAQKGVVVGIITSRDIQFIEDDSIPVSKIMTTELVTAKQGISLTDGNEILKKTKKGKLLIVDEQGHLLSMLSRTDLMKNQNYPLASKSATTKQLLCGAAIGTIEADKERLKLLVAAGLDVVVIDSSQGNSVFQINMIKWIKQTFPDLEVIAGNVVTREQAASLIASGADGLRIGMGSGSICITQEIMACGRPQGTAVYNVCEFANQYGVPCMADGGIQNIGHIVKALCLGASTAMMGGMLAGTTESPGEYFYQDGKRLKSYRGMGSIDAMQKTDKKANASSSRYFSESDAVFVAQGVAGAVVDKGSIKKFVPYIYNGLQHSCQDIGVRSLTELRTSVDAGLTRVEFRSASSQLEGNVHDLHSYEKRLHN; from the exons ATGGCTGCTTTCAAGGACTGCGCTCAAGCTTTAAATGATCTCGCTTCTTACTCCAGAAGGGATGGTATTTCCGTCGCTGAATTAATGGATTCTGTCTCTAGAGGTGGTTTAACTTACAATGATTTCTTAGTTTTACCAGGTAAGATTGACTTTCCCTCTTCTGCCGTTACTTTAGAAGCAAAGTTAACCAAGAAGATTACTTTGAATGCTCCATTAGTTTCTTCCCCAATGGACACCGTTACTGAATCTGAAATGGCCATCTCAATGGCTTTATTAGGTGGTATTGGTATCATTCACCACAACTGTTCCCCAGAAGATCAAGCTGAAATGGTTAGAAAGGTTAAGAACTATGAAAATGGTTTTATTAATTCTCCAATCGTTGTCTCCCCAGAAACCACTGTCGCTGAAGCTAAACAAATGAGAGAACAATTTGGTTTCTCTGCTTTCCCAGTTACTG AAGGTGGTGCCCAAAAAGGTGTCGTTGTTGGTATTATCACTTCCCGTGATATCCAATTTATTGAAGATGACTCTATTCCAGTTTCCAAAATTATGACTACCGAGTTAGTTACTGCTAAACAAGGTATTTCTTTAACCGATGGTAACGAAATTCTAAAGAAAACCAAAAAAGGTAAACTATTGATTGTTGATGAACAAGGACATTTATTATCTATGTTATCCAGAACTGATTTGATgaagaatcaaaattaCCCATTGGCTTCTAAATCTGCTACTACCAAGCAATTGTTATGTGGTGCTGCCATCGGTACCATTGAAGCTGACAAAGAAAGATTGAAGCTATTAGTTGCTGCCGGCTTAGATGTCGTCGTCATCGATTCTTCCCAAGGTAACTCAGTTTTCCAAATTAACATGATCAAATGGATCAAACAAACATTCCCAGACTTAGAAGTTATCGCTGGTAATGTCGTTACCAGAGAACAAGCTGCTAGTTTAATTGCATCTGGTGCTGATGGTTTAAGAATTGGTATGGGTTCTGGTTCTATCTGTATCACTCAAGAAATTATGGCTTGTGGTAGACCACAAGGTACCGCCGTCTACAATGTTTGTGAATTTGCTAACCAATACGGAGTTCCATGTATGGCTGATGGTGGTATCCAAAACATTGGTCATATTGTGAAAGCTTTATGTTTAGGTGCTTCTACTGCCATGATGGGTGGTATGTTAGCTGGTACCACTGAATCCCCAGGTGAATATTTCTACCAAGATGGTAAGAGATTAAAGTCTTACCGTGGTATGGGTTCTATTGATGCTATGCAAAAGACCGACAAGAAAGCTAATGCCTCTAGTTCCCGTTATTTCTCCGAATCCGATGCAGTCTTTGTTGCTCAAGGTGTTGCTGGTGCCGTTGTTGATAAAGGTTCCATCAAGAAGTTTGTTCCATACATCTACAATGGTTTACAACACTCTTGTCAAGATATCGGTGTTAGAAGTTTAACTGAATTGAGAACATCTGTTGATGCTGGTCTAACTAGAGTCGAGTTCAGATCTGCTTCTTCTCAATTAGAAGGTAACGTTCACGATTTACATTCCTATGAAAAACGTTTACACAATTAA
- the CRN1 gene encoding coronin (similar to Saccharomyces cerevisiae CRN1 (YLR429W); ancestral locus Anc_4.309): protein MSGKFVRASKYRHVFGQAAKKELQYENVKVTSNAWDSNIIKTNGKYISVNWNASGGGAFAVIPVGEVGKCPDQIPLFRGHTAQVLDTDFDPFDDKKLASSADDSKIAIWEIPEDYTLKSYVDEDGEPKVIKPVKILSGHKRKVGHILYHPVAQNVLASSSLDYTVKIWDIENEKDMLTLTHPDMVTSMSFSYNGNFLATVARDKKLRVWDVREGKIVSEGPAHTGAKNQRVVWLGNSDRLATTGFSRLSDRQLGVWDAFNLEKGDLGGFYNVDQSSGILMPFYDDSNKILYVAGKGDGNIRYYEFQNDELFDLSEFQSTEPQRGFAVAPKRTANVKENEVLKCFKTVVDQNIVPISFYVPRKSDQFQDDIYPPAPSDKAALTADEWFSGKSVEGPLLCNMEDIYEGSTEMHYSESKKSTSAPTSKQATPEPTPVVKKEPVKKEEVPVKEATPVSTSSTPKPVGNVNEMLKGDNSVDKLLAKSSELDSVNNAEDPSKGSDEWEEEEIKPKSPVVKEEPKKETPKKEEPKKENASTSSTSKALGLKQSVEKLSALVVHLEDVVVKLTEANISKDERLKSLEEKIENLLKK, encoded by the coding sequence ATGAGTGGTAAATTTGTACGTGCTTCGAAGTACAGACATGTCTTTGGTCAAGCTGCTAAGAAAGAATTGCAATACGAGAATGTTAAAGTTACCAGTAATGCATGGGATTCCAACATTATTAAGACTAATGGTAAATATATCTCTGTCAATTGGAACGCTTCAGGTGGTGGTGCATTTGCTGTCATTCCTGTCGGCGAAGTAGGTAAATGTCCAGATCAAATTCCTTTATTTAGAGGCCATACTGCTCAAGTTTTAGATACTGACTTCGATCCATTTGATGACAAAAAACTAGCCTCATCCGCAGACGATTCCAAGATTGCCATTTGGGAAATACCAGAAGATTATACTCTTAAGAGTTACGTTGACGAAGACGGAGAACCAAAAGTCATCAAGCCAGTTAAGATTTTAAGTGGTCACAAGAGAAAAGTTGGTCATATCTTATACCATCCGGTGGCTCAAAATGTCTTAGCTTCTTCATCTCTTGATTACACTGTCAAGATATGGGATATCGAGAATGAAAAGGATATGCTTACATTGACTCATCCAGATATGGTTACCTCCATGTCGTTTTCCTACAACGGTAATTTCCTTGCCACGGTTGCCCGTGATAAGAAGCTAAGAGTCTGGGATGTCAGAGAAGGAAAGATTGTCAGCGAAGGTCCAGCCCACACTGGTGCTAAGAATCAAAGAGTTGTTTGGTTAGGTAACTCTGACAGATTGGCCACTACTGGTTTCTCTAGATTAAGTGACCGTCAATTGGGTGTCTGGGATGCTTTCAATTTGGAAAAAGGTGATTTAGGTGGATTCTACAATGTCGACCAATCATCTGGTATTTTAATGCCATTTTATGATGACAGTAACAAGATTTTATATGTGGCTGGTAAAGGTGACGGTAACATCCGTTATTACGAATTCcaaaatgatgaattatttgatttatctgAATTCCAATCCACCGAACCTCAAAGAGGTTTTGCAGTCGCCCCAAAGAGAACTGCTAATGTTAAGGAAAATGAAGTCTTGAAATGTTTCAAGACCGTTGTCgatcaaaatattgttcCAATTTCGTTCTATGTTCCAAGAAAATCAGACCAATTCCAAGATGATATCTATCCACCAGCCCCTTCTGATAAAGCAGCTTTGACAGCCGATGAATGGTTTAGTGGTAAGTCAGTTGAAGGTCCTTTATTATGTAATATGGAAGATATTTACGAAGGTTCAACTGAAATGCATTATTCAGAATCTAAAAAATCTACTTCAGCTCCTACAAGTAAGCAAGCTACCCCGGAACCAACACCGGTTGTTAAGAAAGAACCGGTGAAGAAGGAAGAAGTTCCAGTTAAAGAAGCTACCCCAGTCTCTACTTCTTCTACACCTAAACCAGTTGGCAATGTTAATGAAATGTTAAAGGGAGACAATTCAGTTGACAAATTGTTGGCCAAGTCATCTGAATTAGATTCAGTCAACAATGCCGAAGATCCTTCTAAAGGTTCCGATGAATgggaagaagaagaaataaaacCAAAGAGTCCAGTTGTCAAGGAAGAACCAAAGAAGGAAACTCCAAAGAAGGAAGAACCAAAGAAGGAAAACGCATCCACTTCTTCCACTTCAAAAGCTCTAGGTCTAAAACAATCTGTTGAAAAGTTATCTGCATTAGTAGTTCACTTAGAAGACGTTGTCGTGAAATTAACCGAAGCCAATATTTCTAAAGATGAAAGGTTAAAGAGTTTGGAAGAAAAgattgaaaatttattgaaaaaataa